One genomic window of Nocardioides daphniae includes the following:
- the fliD gene encoding flagellar filament capping protein FliD: MATANISGLGSGLDTANIVGQLMQLEAMPQTRLQSRAKSEGYVLTSYQSLNSKVAALATKATSTGTGTTWDALKTTSSLPGVTVSATSSATPTAFTVKVASVALSHQLGYKDSAALTDVVTTGSTTVKLDRLDGTTVDLDTGDGTLAGLAAAINDPTKDTGLRATTVKDANGAYRLLVESTATGAGADFTLTNADGTALLGGATVRAGANARLDLGAGIAVESSSNTFTELMPGVTVTLSAGAEVGKSGEIAVSRDASTLHASVKGLVDNVNAILTEIDNGSKYNVATSSRGDFVGDVTVRTLRNDLASAIFPGGNTSMAELGLSVDRLGKLVLDEAALTKAYEADPAAVAKAFGTDDGFAARVATVAQKASDQTTGALTSVIDGRSKGIERLNKSIAEWDRRLELRESALTRQFTALDVALSKMNSQSTWLAGQINSLSRSEG, translated from the coding sequence GTGGCAACCGCGAACATCTCTGGCCTGGGCAGTGGCCTCGACACCGCCAACATCGTGGGCCAGCTCATGCAGCTCGAGGCGATGCCGCAGACGCGACTCCAGAGCCGCGCGAAGTCCGAGGGCTACGTCCTGACCTCCTACCAGTCGCTGAACTCCAAGGTGGCCGCCCTGGCCACCAAGGCGACGTCCACCGGGACCGGCACCACGTGGGACGCCCTGAAGACGACCTCCTCGCTCCCCGGCGTCACCGTGAGCGCCACGTCGAGCGCCACGCCGACCGCCTTCACCGTCAAGGTCGCCAGCGTGGCGCTCTCCCACCAACTGGGCTACAAGGACTCCGCCGCCCTCACCGACGTGGTGACCACGGGCTCCACGACGGTGAAGCTCGACCGGCTCGACGGCACCACCGTCGACCTCGACACCGGCGACGGCACCCTGGCCGGCCTGGCCGCAGCCATCAACGACCCGACCAAGGACACGGGGCTGCGCGCGACCACCGTCAAGGACGCGAACGGCGCCTACCGCCTCCTCGTCGAGTCGACCGCGACCGGCGCGGGCGCGGACTTCACGCTGACCAACGCCGACGGCACCGCGCTCCTCGGCGGCGCCACGGTGCGCGCCGGCGCCAATGCCCGCCTCGACCTGGGCGCCGGCATCGCGGTGGAGTCGAGCAGCAACACCTTCACCGAGCTCATGCCCGGCGTCACGGTCACCCTCTCGGCCGGCGCCGAGGTCGGCAAGAGTGGCGAGATCGCCGTCTCCCGCGACGCAAGCACCCTGCACGCGTCCGTCAAGGGACTGGTCGACAACGTCAACGCGATCCTGACCGAGATCGACAACGGCTCCAAGTACAACGTCGCCACCTCGTCCCGGGGTGACTTCGTGGGCGACGTCACGGTCCGGACGCTGCGCAACGACCTGGCCAGCGCGATCTTCCCCGGCGGCAACACGTCGATGGCCGAGCTGGGTCTCAGCGTTGACCGCTTGGGCAAGCTCGTGCTCGACGAGGCAGCGCTCACGAAGGCGTACGAGGCGGACCCCGCCGCCGTCGCCAAGGCGTTCGGCACCGACGACGGGTTCGCCGCGCGCGTCGCGACCGTCGCCCAGAAGGCGAGCGACCAGACCACCGGCGCGCTCACCTCCGTCATCGACGGCCGGTCCAAGGGCATCGAGCGGCTCAACAAGTCGATCGCCGAGTGGGACCGTCGCCTCGAGCTGCGCGAGTCCGCCCTGACGCGTCAGTTCACCGCCCTCGACGTGGCGCTGAGCAAGATGAACAGCCAGTCCACGTGGCTGGCCGGCCAGATCAACTCCCTCTCCCGCTCCGAAGGCTGA
- the fliS gene encoding flagellar export chaperone FliS, whose amino-acid sequence MNANVRQTYLGASVTTASPERLVVMLYQRLVLDLQRGRDAQAAGEREAAHTHLLHAQDIVMELRTSLRTDAWSGALALASLYDWMHTQLVLANTRCDVAMTEHVLALAEQLCDTWREAALQAAG is encoded by the coding sequence ATGAACGCGAACGTCCGCCAGACCTACCTCGGCGCCTCCGTGACCACCGCCAGCCCCGAGCGTCTCGTCGTCATGCTCTACCAGCGGCTCGTGCTCGACCTGCAGCGTGGGCGCGACGCCCAGGCCGCCGGTGAGCGCGAGGCCGCGCACACGCACCTCCTGCACGCCCAGGACATCGTCATGGAGCTGCGTACGAGCCTGCGCACCGACGCCTGGTCGGGCGCCCTCGCGCTCGCCTCGCTCTACGACTGGATGCACACCCAGCTCGTGCTGGCCAACACCCGCTGCGACGTCGCGATGACCGAGCACGTGCTGGCCCTGGCCGAGCAGCTGTGCGACACCTGGCGCGAGGCTGCCCTGCAGGCGGCTGGCTGA
- a CDS encoding response regulator — translation MHALVIDDSRSMRMILARILRGAGFEITEAGHGQEALDHINGGLRPDICLIDWNMPVMNGYEFVTQVRKVREWRDITLMMVTTESEHSQIVAALAAGAHEYVIKPFTADAILDKLELLG, via the coding sequence GTGCACGCGCTCGTCATCGACGACTCCCGCTCGATGCGGATGATCCTGGCCCGCATCCTGCGCGGCGCCGGATTCGAGATCACGGAGGCCGGTCACGGCCAGGAGGCTCTCGACCACATCAACGGCGGCCTCCGCCCCGACATCTGCCTCATCGACTGGAACATGCCCGTCATGAACGGCTACGAGTTCGTCACCCAGGTCCGCAAGGTCCGTGAGTGGCGCGACATCACGCTGATGATGGTCACCACCGAGAGCGAGCACTCGCAGATCGTCGCCGCCCTCGCGGCCGGCGCCCACGAGTACGTCATCAAGCCCTTCACCGCCGACGCGATCCTCGACAAGCTGGAGCTGCTCGGCTGA
- a CDS encoding chemotaxis protein CheX — protein MLGMDPDADEPSEADVVDAVGELVNMVGGNVKSLVPGPSQLSLPLVATGQFAHGSDQHEIVHLDFVWGDEPVSLTVHSGSPAVTSPAVSKVTR, from the coding sequence ATGCTCGGCATGGACCCCGACGCCGACGAGCCGTCGGAGGCCGACGTCGTCGACGCCGTCGGCGAGCTGGTCAACATGGTCGGCGGCAACGTCAAGAGCCTCGTCCCCGGCCCCAGCCAGCTCTCGCTGCCGCTGGTCGCCACGGGGCAGTTCGCCCACGGCTCCGACCAGCACGAGATCGTGCACCTCGACTTCGTGTGGGGCGACGAGCCCGTCTCCCTGACCGTCCACTCCGGCAGCCCTGCCGTGACCAGCCCCGCCGTGAGCAAGGTGACCCGATGA
- a CDS encoding response regulator: MKILVVDDSRVMRQIVIRTLRQSGYAGHDVVEAENGLQAVEMVATEKPDLVLSDWNMPEMSGIDALARLRASGSQVPFGFVTSEGSEEMRARAAAAGALFLIAKPFTPELFDEALSAVLPRA; this comes from the coding sequence ATGAAGATCCTCGTCGTCGACGACAGCCGCGTCATGCGCCAGATCGTCATCCGTACGCTGCGTCAGTCCGGCTACGCCGGCCACGACGTGGTCGAGGCCGAGAACGGCCTCCAGGCCGTCGAGATGGTGGCCACCGAGAAGCCCGACCTGGTGCTCTCGGACTGGAACATGCCCGAGATGAGCGGCATCGATGCCCTCGCCCGCCTGCGCGCCTCCGGCTCCCAGGTGCCCTTCGGCTTCGTCACCTCGGAGGGCTCGGAGGAGATGCGCGCCCGCGCCGCGGCCGCCGGTGCCCTCTTCCTGATCGCCAAGCCCTTCACCCCGGAGCTGTTCGACGAGGCTCTCTCGGCGGTGCTCCCCCGGGCATGA
- the flgB gene encoding flagellar basal body rod protein FlgB, with protein sequence MPFAVSDAVSRVLNSALDGVSLRQRVIADNIANVDTPGFRATSVDFESSLRQAIASGSFADGDAAVTARGIPTNTPVGLNGNNVDLRKESLAAIQSQFQYSLLTRAASDRLSVVRTAATGQ encoded by the coding sequence TTGCCCTTCGCCGTCTCCGACGCGGTCTCCCGCGTGCTCAACTCCGCCCTGGACGGGGTCTCCCTGCGTCAGCGCGTGATCGCGGACAACATCGCCAACGTCGACACCCCCGGCTTCCGCGCCACCTCGGTCGACTTCGAGTCGTCGCTGCGCCAGGCCATCGCGTCGGGCTCCTTCGCCGACGGTGACGCGGCCGTGACCGCCCGCGGGATCCCCACCAACACGCCGGTGGGCCTGAACGGCAACAACGTCGACCTGCGCAAGGAGTCGCTCGCCGCGATCCAGTCGCAGTTCCAGTACTCGCTCCTGACCCGGGCGGCCTCCGACCGGCTCTCCGTGGTCCGCACCGCAGCGACGGGCCAGTGA
- a CDS encoding flagellar basal body rod protein FlgC, whose translation MGAFDMLRIAGSSLGMHQTWLDALAHNISNVNTVTSTDEDAFQAQMVVARTRPDGGVRVGGIEYGDAEGRMVHSPDHPLADENGYVRMPDIDMSSQMSQLVMAQRGFQASVQVTKNAQDSYNAALQIGRS comes from the coding sequence ATGGGCGCCTTCGACATGCTCCGCATCGCGGGCTCGAGCCTCGGCATGCACCAGACGTGGCTGGACGCGCTGGCGCACAACATCTCCAACGTCAACACCGTCACCAGCACCGACGAGGACGCCTTCCAGGCCCAGATGGTCGTGGCGCGCACCCGCCCCGACGGTGGTGTCCGGGTCGGCGGCATCGAGTACGGCGACGCCGAGGGCCGGATGGTCCACAGCCCGGACCACCCGCTGGCCGACGAGAACGGCTACGTGCGCATGCCCGACATCGACATGTCCAGCCAGATGAGCCAGCTGGTCATGGCCCAGCGCGGCTTCCAGGCGTCGGTGCAGGTCACCAAGAACGCCCAGGACTCCTACAACGCAGCCCTGCAGATCGGACGCTCATGA
- the fliE gene encoding flagellar hook-basal body complex protein FliE — protein sequence MSISGIEAMGFTPYVAPVVTPTAVPTVAGPQGPDGTGAEFGELLLDGIERLESVQTNADQLAVKAATGDLDSMHDYTIAATEASVTTQLTVAVRNRAVEAFNEIMRMQV from the coding sequence ATGAGCATCTCTGGTATCGAGGCGATGGGCTTCACGCCGTACGTCGCCCCGGTGGTCACCCCGACCGCCGTCCCGACCGTCGCAGGGCCGCAGGGGCCCGACGGCACCGGCGCGGAGTTCGGCGAGCTGCTGCTCGACGGCATCGAGCGCCTCGAGTCGGTGCAGACCAACGCCGACCAGCTCGCCGTGAAGGCCGCCACCGGTGACCTCGACAGCATGCACGACTACACGATCGCCGCGACCGAGGCCAGCGTGACCACCCAGCTGACGGTCGCCGTGCGCAACCGTGCGGTCGAGGCCTTCAACGAGATCATGCGGATGCAGGTCTGA
- the fliG gene encoding flagellar motor switch protein FliG, translating into MSAVTTTAGVRKSAVLLIQMGREKAAQVMNHLSESEVELVSAEIARLSSVGADESNNVLSEFHDLMVARAHVSKGGLDFAHQMLVESLGPERAAEVIERLNAAAVQMPFQFLHRADPAQIRSFIADEHPQVIALVLAHMTADKASLLLSGLTPMLQAQVAHRIAVMDRTSPEMIRAVEAVLERKLSSMLQPTELSQVGGVDPLVNIINRSDRSTERQIVEGLEALDAALADEIKSKMFMFEDIVTLDDRSVQQVLREVDGADLALALKGVPEGAVRNKITGNLSERAAENLLEEVELLGPVRLTQVEEARQNIIRTIRRLEEQGQIMVRRGNDDEFVD; encoded by the coding sequence ATGAGCGCCGTGACCACGACGGCAGGCGTGCGCAAGAGCGCCGTGCTGCTGATCCAGATGGGCCGCGAGAAGGCCGCCCAGGTGATGAACCACCTCTCCGAGTCGGAGGTCGAGCTGGTCTCCGCGGAGATCGCCCGCCTCAGCTCGGTGGGTGCCGACGAGTCCAACAACGTGCTCTCGGAGTTCCACGACCTCATGGTCGCCCGGGCCCACGTCTCCAAGGGCGGGCTCGACTTCGCCCACCAGATGCTGGTGGAGTCCCTCGGCCCCGAGCGCGCGGCCGAGGTCATCGAGCGGCTCAACGCCGCCGCGGTGCAGATGCCCTTCCAGTTCCTGCACCGTGCCGACCCCGCCCAGATCCGCTCCTTCATCGCCGACGAGCACCCCCAGGTCATTGCCCTGGTCCTCGCCCACATGACCGCGGACAAGGCGTCGCTGCTGCTGTCGGGGCTCACACCCATGCTGCAGGCGCAGGTCGCGCACCGCATCGCCGTGATGGACCGGACCTCCCCCGAGATGATCCGCGCCGTCGAGGCCGTCCTGGAGCGCAAGCTCTCCTCGATGCTGCAGCCCACCGAGCTGTCGCAGGTCGGCGGCGTCGACCCGCTGGTCAACATCATCAACCGCTCCGACCGCTCGACCGAGCGTCAGATCGTCGAGGGCCTGGAGGCGCTCGACGCCGCCCTGGCCGACGAGATCAAGAGCAAGATGTTCATGTTCGAGGACATCGTCACCCTCGACGACCGCTCCGTGCAGCAGGTGCTGCGCGAGGTCGACGGGGCCGACCTGGCGCTCGCCCTCAAGGGCGTGCCCGAGGGCGCGGTCCGCAACAAGATCACCGGCAACCTCTCCGAGCGTGCCGCGGAGAACCTGCTCGAGGAGGTCGAGCTGCTCGGCCCGGTCAGGCTCACGCAGGTCGAGGAGGCCAGGCAGAACATCATCCGGACCATCCGCCGCCTCGAGGAGCAGGGCCAGATCATGGTGCGCCGTGGCAACGACGACGAGTTCGTCGACTGA
- a CDS encoding FliH/SctL family protein — protein MTTESDVAPFRTRDLRVGTWTRLAPDNALGDAVSERTLTEVAEQARAAAQAQGYSVGWAQGRREAAAEAREVAAVEAERLALAEAKRAAEHRESVQALLDAAAQLRAVLDGAAARVETQATELAWALTEELVGHEVRGAGAADVVRRVLALAPAGEVARVRLHPDHLQAPELAALADGTSCVGDPTLGRLDAVVEVDDHALDLRVDTAMTRVREVLT, from the coding sequence ATGACCACCGAGTCCGACGTCGCTCCCTTCCGCACCCGCGACCTGCGGGTCGGGACCTGGACCCGTCTCGCCCCCGACAACGCCCTGGGCGACGCGGTCAGCGAGCGCACCCTGACGGAGGTCGCCGAGCAGGCCCGCGCCGCGGCGCAGGCCCAGGGCTACTCCGTGGGCTGGGCGCAGGGTCGCCGCGAGGCGGCCGCCGAGGCCCGCGAGGTCGCGGCGGTCGAGGCCGAGCGCCTGGCGCTGGCCGAGGCGAAGCGTGCCGCGGAGCACCGCGAGTCGGTGCAGGCCCTGCTCGACGCCGCCGCGCAGCTGCGCGCCGTGCTCGACGGCGCTGCCGCCCGGGTCGAGACCCAGGCCACCGAGCTGGCCTGGGCGCTGACCGAGGAGCTCGTCGGGCACGAGGTCCGGGGTGCGGGCGCGGCCGACGTCGTACGCCGTGTGCTCGCCCTCGCACCCGCCGGCGAGGTCGCGCGCGTGCGCCTGCACCCCGACCACCTCCAGGCGCCCGAGCTGGCCGCGCTGGCCGACGGCACGAGCTGCGTCGGCGACCCCACCCTGGGTCGTCTCGACGCGGTCGTCGAGGTCGACGACCACGCGCTCGACCTGCGGGTCGACACCGCGATGACCCGGGTGCGCGAGGTGCTCACGTGA
- a CDS encoding flagellar FliJ family protein, with translation MSARDLDRGMRAVERVRAVRERDSRIGLQQALTEREQRRARVAALTEQLASSPAWEEGDATSFRARRDAVLAIGAAAGVATDQLGAAQRIADSAQAHWSTDKARLSAVESLLANRAEARRVERAHREAVELDDIAAQLWSRAQASLPVSTVSSPTCSPLDPQGAR, from the coding sequence GTGAGCGCCCGGGACCTCGACCGCGGCATGCGGGCCGTCGAGCGCGTGCGCGCCGTCCGCGAGCGCGACAGCCGGATCGGCCTGCAGCAGGCGCTGACCGAGCGCGAGCAGCGGCGTGCCCGCGTCGCCGCGCTCACCGAGCAACTGGCCTCCTCCCCCGCCTGGGAGGAGGGCGACGCCACGTCCTTCCGCGCCCGCCGCGACGCCGTCCTGGCGATCGGCGCAGCGGCCGGCGTGGCCACCGATCAGCTGGGCGCGGCCCAGCGCATCGCCGACTCCGCCCAGGCGCACTGGTCCACCGACAAGGCACGCCTCTCGGCCGTCGAGTCGCTGCTGGCCAACCGCGCCGAGGCCCGGCGCGTCGAGCGGGCGCACCGCGAGGCCGTCGAGCTCGACGACATCGCCGCCCAGCTCTGGAGCCGCGCCCAGGCATCCCTCCCCGTCTCCACCGTCTCCTCCCCCACCTGTTCCCCCCTCGACCCGCAAGGTGCCCGATGA